Proteins from a single region of Pseudodesulfovibrio portus:
- the glpA gene encoding anaerobic glycerol-3-phosphate dehydrogenase subunit GlpA, which produces MKVLQTRVLILGGGATGTGLARDLALRGVECLLTERRDINAGASGGNHGLLHSGARYVASDVEAAVECREEGAILKKLAPQCIDDTGGLFVAVEGDNEQYVADFPAMCGRSGVPARELDLAEARNMEPVLSDKLIAAYEVEDASVDPFMLSLDNLAQAMTLGAGYERNAKIVGFTKKGGRIQRVGFLNEATGEEFEVEAELVVNATGAWAGIIAELAGATIHILYSSGSLLITQDRLTRRVVNRLRKASDSDILVPGGTVSVLGTTSVTIDHPDHCRPTVAEADAIIDDARAMIPCLETTRYIRAYAGVRPLVMTGQGSDARSVSRGFSLIDHAHDDVENFITITGGKLTTYRMMAEKTADMVCAKLGVDAPCLTKTEPLPPSTMGRWTEPGLGPKSWIGDRDGDDLILCECEMVSKNAVNTIIEHMGPMRGESMLQAIGMRSRVGKGPCQGGFCGLRVTGHLYDRGLVEGHQGMDELRQFVGRRWRGFAPVLWGLGMVQADLQEALYCGALDLELEDDDSRCGGDL; this is translated from the coding sequence ATGAAGGTTTTGCAGACCAGGGTGCTCATACTCGGCGGCGGCGCCACGGGAACCGGCTTGGCGCGCGACCTGGCGCTGCGTGGCGTGGAGTGTCTGCTGACCGAACGCCGCGACATCAATGCAGGGGCTTCAGGCGGCAATCACGGGCTGTTGCACAGCGGGGCCCGGTATGTCGCTTCCGACGTGGAGGCGGCCGTCGAGTGTCGCGAAGAGGGGGCCATCCTCAAGAAACTGGCACCCCAGTGCATCGATGATACCGGCGGGCTGTTCGTGGCGGTGGAGGGCGACAACGAGCAATATGTCGCCGACTTTCCCGCCATGTGCGGGCGGAGCGGCGTCCCGGCCAGGGAGCTCGACCTGGCAGAGGCCCGGAACATGGAGCCGGTCCTTTCGGACAAGCTCATCGCCGCCTACGAGGTGGAGGATGCGTCCGTCGATCCCTTCATGCTTTCCCTGGACAATCTCGCGCAGGCCATGACTTTGGGGGCCGGATACGAGCGCAACGCCAAGATCGTGGGCTTCACCAAAAAAGGCGGACGGATTCAGCGCGTCGGTTTCCTCAACGAAGCCACAGGGGAAGAATTCGAGGTCGAGGCGGAACTCGTCGTCAACGCCACGGGCGCATGGGCCGGGATCATCGCGGAACTGGCCGGTGCCACCATTCACATTCTCTATTCCTCCGGCAGCCTGCTCATCACCCAGGACCGCCTGACCCGGCGGGTGGTGAACCGTCTGCGCAAAGCCTCGGATTCCGATATCCTGGTGCCGGGTGGGACCGTCTCCGTACTCGGCACCACCTCGGTGACCATCGACCATCCCGATCATTGCCGTCCCACCGTGGCCGAGGCCGATGCCATCATCGACGACGCCCGCGCCATGATCCCCTGCCTCGAAACCACCCGCTACATTCGGGCCTATGCCGGGGTGCGCCCGCTGGTCATGACGGGCCAAGGCAGTGACGCCCGCAGCGTCAGCCGGGGGTTTTCCCTTATCGATCACGCCCACGACGACGTGGAGAATTTCATCACCATAACCGGCGGCAAGCTGACCACCTATCGCATGATGGCCGAAAAGACCGCCGACATGGTCTGCGCCAAGCTCGGCGTGGACGCGCCATGCCTGACAAAGACCGAGCCGCTGCCGCCCTCGACCATGGGCCGCTGGACCGAGCCGGGGCTGGGACCGAAGTCGTGGATCGGCGATCGGGACGGCGACGACCTGATCCTGTGCGAATGCGAGATGGTCTCCAAAAACGCGGTCAATACGATCATCGAGCACATGGGTCCCATGCGCGGGGAGTCCATGCTCCAGGCCATCGGCATGCGCAGCCGTGTCGGGAAAGGCCCGTGCCAGGGGGGATTCTGCGGACTGCGCGTGACAGGCCATCTCTACGACCGGGGACTTGTCGAGGGACATCAGGGCATGGACGAGCTGCGGCAGTTCGTGGGCAGGCGGTGGCGTGGATTCGCCCCGGTCCTCTGGGGGCTGGGCATGGTCCAGGCCGACCTGCAGGAGGCGCTCTACTGCGGGGCGCTTGATCTGGAGCTGGAAGACGACGACAGCCGATGCGGAGGTGACCTGTGA
- a CDS encoding carbohydrate ABC transporter permease translates to MMNKWRNNRAWFLVLPVFVIVAFSAIIPLMTVVNYSVQDIFGPGQRFFVGIEWFKEVLLDQRLHDALFKQLAFSGLVLLIEMPLGIIIALMMPKKGWTSSACLVILALPLLIPWNVIGTIWIIFTRPDIGLFGAFINSTGIAFDHTASGVDAWITLMLMEVWHWTPLVALLAYAGLRAIPEAYYQAAKIDGASAWAIFRFIQLPKMRGVLTIALLLRFMDSFLIYAEPFVLTGGGPGNATTFLSIYLVKIAVGQFDLGPAAAFSLIYFLIILLFCWLFYQALQAVGTGDKS, encoded by the coding sequence ATGATGAATAAATGGCGCAACAACAGGGCATGGTTCCTGGTCCTCCCGGTCTTCGTCATCGTGGCGTTTTCGGCCATCATTCCGCTGATGACCGTGGTCAACTACTCGGTGCAGGACATCTTCGGCCCCGGCCAGCGATTCTTCGTCGGCATCGAGTGGTTCAAGGAGGTCCTGCTGGACCAGAGGCTGCACGACGCACTGTTCAAACAGCTCGCATTCTCCGGCCTGGTGCTGCTCATCGAGATGCCGCTGGGCATCATCATCGCCCTCATGATGCCCAAGAAGGGGTGGACCTCTTCGGCCTGCTTGGTCATCCTGGCCCTGCCGCTGCTCATTCCCTGGAACGTCATCGGCACCATCTGGATCATCTTCACCCGGCCGGACATCGGACTGTTCGGGGCGTTCATCAACAGCACAGGCATCGCCTTTGACCACACGGCCAGCGGCGTGGACGCATGGATCACGCTCATGCTCATGGAGGTCTGGCACTGGACGCCGCTGGTTGCGCTGCTCGCCTATGCAGGGCTGCGCGCCATCCCGGAAGCCTACTACCAGGCCGCCAAGATCGACGGCGCGTCCGCCTGGGCCATCTTCCGGTTCATCCAGCTTCCCAAGATGCGGGGGGTCCTGACCATCGCGCTGCTGCTGCGGTTCATGGACAGCTTCCTCATCTACGCCGAACCCTTCGTCCTCACGGGCGGCGGGCCCGGCAACGCCACGACCTTCCTGTCCATCTATCTGGTCAAGATCGCGGTCGGCCAGTTCGACCTCGGCCCGGCAGCGGCATTCTCGCTCATCTACTTCCTCATCATCCTGTTGTTCTGCTGGCTCTTCTACCAGGCCCTGCAGGCGGTCGGAACGGGAGACAAGTCATGA
- a CDS encoding ABC transporter ATP-binding protein produces MGLKLIDVSKLVGQEVHLKDINLDFESSSRYVILGRTLAGKTSLLRIMAGLDRPTTGSVMADGRDVTGVSVRKRSVAMVYQQFINYPSQTIFENIASPLKIAGKSKADIETRVLEAARMLHIEQFLDRLPAELSGGQQQRTAIARALVKNVDLLLLDEPLVNLDYKLREELRDELQKIFIARESVVVYTTTEPTEALMLGGNVVVMHEGRVLQVGPTAEVYQNPATTQVAEVFSDPPINFLSGTISDGTVRIGGNLSFAASKAMTELEPGEYTFGIRSSQLELTCPEEECASIVGEIGLTEINGSETFVHIEYGDASIVVQENGVHSHRVGDRVSAYARPGAFYVFNTAGKLVASPAKD; encoded by the coding sequence ATGGGTCTCAAACTTATCGACGTCAGTAAGCTGGTCGGACAGGAAGTCCACCTCAAAGACATCAATCTGGATTTCGAATCCAGTTCCCGCTACGTGATCCTGGGGAGGACGCTGGCGGGCAAGACGTCTTTGCTCCGCATCATGGCAGGGCTCGACCGCCCGACCACAGGTTCCGTCATGGCGGACGGCAGGGACGTCACCGGCGTTTCCGTTCGCAAGCGGAGCGTGGCCATGGTGTACCAGCAGTTCATCAACTACCCTTCCCAGACCATCTTCGAAAACATCGCTTCGCCCCTCAAGATCGCGGGAAAGAGCAAGGCCGACATCGAGACCAGGGTGCTTGAAGCGGCCAGGATGCTTCACATCGAACAGTTCCTCGACAGACTCCCGGCGGAACTCTCCGGCGGCCAGCAGCAGCGCACGGCCATTGCGCGGGCGCTGGTCAAGAACGTCGACCTGCTCCTGCTCGACGAGCCCCTGGTCAACCTCGACTACAAGTTGCGCGAAGAACTGCGGGACGAATTGCAGAAGATCTTCATCGCCCGCGAATCCGTGGTCGTCTACACCACGACGGAGCCCACCGAGGCGCTCATGCTCGGCGGCAACGTGGTCGTCATGCACGAAGGGCGCGTCCTTCAGGTCGGCCCCACGGCCGAGGTCTACCAGAATCCCGCCACCACCCAGGTGGCCGAGGTCTTCAGCGATCCGCCCATCAACTTCCTCAGCGGCACCATCTCGGACGGCACCGTGCGGATAGGCGGCAACCTGAGCTTTGCCGCCTCCAAGGCCATGACGGAACTGGAACCCGGCGAATACACCTTCGGAATCCGTTCCAGCCAGCTCGAGCTGACATGCCCCGAAGAGGAATGTGCGAGCATCGTCGGCGAGATCGGCCTGACCGAGATCAACGGCTCGGAGACCTTTGTGCACATCGAGTACGGGGATGCGTCCATCGTGGTCCAGGAAAATGGTGTCCACTCCCACAGGGTGGGTGATCGGGTATCGGCTTACGCGCGGCCCGGCGCTTTTTATGTTTTCAACACTGCGGGCAAGCTGGTCGCATCGCCCGCCAAGGATTAG
- the glpB gene encoding glycerol-3-phosphate dehydrogenase subunit GlpB → MTRDTVYDVMVIGAGFAGMAASLFASSRGLSVAQAGTTGGIDFSTGFIDLMGVHPVSEQRRRMRPWKAVEAVVRDCPGHPYGLVERDELAASINEFTAFLAEQGLEYVGHDDRNTCVLTPAGTVKRTYRVPRTAWNGVVALEQKAPTLIVDFHGLKGFSAKQLMQTRKDSWPQLEAVRVEFPAGRGELYPEHMAWALADPANRVRLAETVMARAGGAEYVGFPAVLGLNDPLKVVTHLEELTGKKIFEIPTMPPSIAGPRLRGAFDRGLPAKGVRTLSQKMVLKASAADGDMLRFEVGTGAAAVTVTAKAAILATGRFFGKGLRANRQGMTEPLFNIPVVQPRTRDEWHGPDFFGPQGHPANMAGIEVDSRLRPLGDGAPVHRNLFAAGAILAHQDWMRMKCGAGLAIATAFKAVKELTG, encoded by the coding sequence GTGACCAGGGATACCGTCTACGACGTCATGGTCATCGGCGCGGGTTTCGCGGGCATGGCCGCCTCGTTGTTCGCCTCATCCAGGGGGCTGAGCGTGGCCCAGGCCGGGACCACCGGCGGCATCGATTTCAGCACCGGCTTCATCGATCTCATGGGCGTGCATCCCGTGAGCGAGCAACGCCGCCGCATGCGTCCCTGGAAGGCTGTCGAGGCGGTGGTCCGCGACTGTCCGGGACACCCGTACGGGCTTGTCGAGCGCGACGAACTGGCCGCATCCATCAACGAATTCACGGCTTTTCTGGCCGAGCAGGGATTGGAATACGTCGGGCACGACGATCGAAACACCTGTGTCCTGACCCCTGCCGGAACGGTCAAACGGACCTACCGCGTTCCGCGCACGGCGTGGAACGGCGTGGTCGCCCTTGAGCAAAAGGCCCCGACCCTGATCGTCGATTTCCATGGCCTGAAAGGGTTCAGCGCCAAACAGCTCATGCAGACGCGCAAAGACTCCTGGCCGCAACTCGAAGCGGTGCGGGTGGAGTTCCCCGCCGGTCGGGGAGAGCTCTATCCCGAGCACATGGCCTGGGCGCTGGCCGACCCCGCCAACCGGGTCAGGCTGGCCGAAACGGTCATGGCCCGGGCGGGCGGCGCGGAGTACGTCGGCTTCCCCGCAGTGCTCGGCCTCAACGACCCGCTGAAGGTGGTGACCCACCTCGAGGAGCTGACCGGCAAAAAGATTTTCGAGATCCCGACCATGCCGCCTTCCATTGCCGGTCCCCGCCTGCGCGGTGCCTTTGATCGCGGTCTCCCGGCCAAAGGGGTGCGCACTCTCTCCCAGAAAATGGTGCTGAAGGCGAGCGCGGCGGACGGAGACATGCTTCGGTTCGAGGTCGGCACCGGCGCGGCGGCGGTCACGGTCACGGCCAAGGCGGCCATTCTCGCCACGGGCCGGTTCTTCGGCAAGGGGCTGCGGGCGAACCGCCAGGGCATGACCGAGCCGTTGTTCAACATCCCCGTGGTCCAGCCCCGGACCCGTGACGAGTGGCACGGACCGGATTTCTTCGGCCCGCAGGGCCACCCCGCGAACATGGCCGGAATCGAGGTCGACTCCAGGCTTCGCCCGCTGGGCGACGGCGCTCCGGTGCACCGGAACCTGTTTGCGGCCGGGGCCATCCTGGCGCACCAGGACTGGATGCGCATGAAGTGCGGCGCGGGGCTGGCCATTGCCACGGCTTTCAAGGCCGTGAAGGAACTGACGGGATAA
- a CDS encoding carbohydrate ABC transporter permease: protein MKIKKRHFALICYLILLFLPIYWMLNMSLRTNADIMSTFALFPSHPTLENYMKIFSDSSWYSGYINSIIYVTMNTVISLLTALPAAYAFSRFEFIGDKHIFFWLLTNRMAPPAVFLLPFFQLYSTFNLIDTHIAVALSHCLFNVPLAVWILEGFMSGVPREIDETAFIDGYSFPRFFIRVFIPLIRAGIGVTAFFCFMFSWVELLLARTLTTTVAKPIAATMTRTVSATGLDWGLLAAAGILTIVPGALVIWFVRNHLAKGFALGRV, encoded by the coding sequence ATGAAAATAAAGAAAAGACACTTTGCGCTGATCTGTTACCTGATCCTGCTCTTCCTGCCCATCTACTGGATGCTCAACATGTCCCTGCGCACCAACGCGGACATCATGAGTACCTTCGCGTTGTTCCCCAGCCACCCGACGCTGGAAAACTACATGAAGATATTCTCCGATTCCTCATGGTACTCCGGCTACATCAATTCGATCATCTACGTCACCATGAACACCGTGATCTCGCTGCTGACCGCCCTGCCCGCGGCCTATGCGTTCTCGCGGTTCGAGTTCATCGGCGACAAGCACATCTTCTTCTGGCTGCTGACCAACCGCATGGCCCCGCCTGCGGTCTTCCTGCTGCCGTTCTTCCAGCTGTACTCGACCTTCAACCTCATCGACACCCACATCGCGGTGGCCCTTTCGCACTGCCTGTTCAACGTGCCGCTGGCCGTCTGGATCCTGGAAGGCTTCATGTCGGGCGTACCGCGTGAAATCGACGAGACCGCCTTCATCGACGGCTACAGCTTCCCGCGCTTCTTCATCCGGGTGTTCATCCCCCTGATCCGGGCGGGCATCGGCGTCACGGCGTTCTTCTGCTTCATGTTCAGCTGGGTGGAGCTGCTGCTCGCCCGCACGCTGACCACCACCGTTGCCAAGCCCATCGCCGCGACCATGACCCGCACCGTCAGCGCCACCGGCCTCGACTGGGGATTGCTGGCCGCAGCGGGCATCCTGACCATCGTCCCCGGCGCACTGGTCATCTGGTTTGTACGCAACCACCTCGCCAAGGGCTTTGCCTTGGGTCGAGTCTAA
- a CDS encoding 4Fe-4S dicluster domain-containing protein has translation MHFFDFGLSIASVICVAGVARRIALWWRPTTKPVSDPRPRPILSAVKALVLDVLLLARTVRTGPLRWLAHCLVFFGFMGLLLFHALDETVTVSFFPAYESTLDPWQFLRNLFAAMTLAGLGLMIYRRLAVRRLRAVTRTQDWAIVLAVGCIILSGVFLEMSKIISPAAYQRMADEYFYSDNGQEVTALKAFWAHEYGVVFSRRLPSDAATLEMGAELNEDNCAACHADTRSAFLSRSLATALAPLSPAMNTSRADTVFWYFHMIFCFIGLAALPFAKFFHPLSTPANMIARQGRRDGDAESPLAQRMGMDACTRCGECSVRCSVAPSFSVLGNPDILPSEKLASLRRFWSDGSLAGRPLADFAQGSRICTECLRCTDVCPSGINLQDLWMRSKKEVARRSPDPNGAVRLMRPSQRVVSFEDCNIVPPISGLADNAESYWACVQCTTCTSVCPVVAVCEDPSTDLDLTPQQIMNLLRMGLKDQTLGARMVWSCTTCYKCQEHCPQNIRVADVLYELRNTAAARMGCGDRAGIDGESQ, from the coding sequence ATGCATTTCTTCGACTTCGGTTTGAGTATCGCCTCCGTGATCTGCGTTGCCGGTGTGGCCCGACGCATTGCACTGTGGTGGCGGCCGACGACCAAGCCCGTGTCCGACCCCCGCCCCCGCCCCATCCTTTCCGCCGTCAAGGCCCTGGTTCTCGACGTCCTGCTGCTGGCCCGCACCGTCAGGACCGGCCCGTTGCGCTGGCTGGCCCATTGCCTGGTCTTCTTCGGCTTCATGGGGCTGCTCCTGTTCCACGCCCTTGACGAGACCGTCACGGTCTCTTTCTTCCCGGCCTACGAATCGACCCTCGACCCGTGGCAGTTCCTGCGCAACCTGTTCGCCGCCATGACCCTGGCCGGACTGGGCCTGATGATCTACCGCCGACTGGCCGTCCGCCGGTTGCGGGCGGTGACGCGAACGCAGGACTGGGCCATTGTGCTGGCGGTCGGCTGCATCATCCTGTCCGGGGTCTTCCTGGAGATGTCCAAGATCATCTCCCCGGCGGCGTACCAGCGCATGGCCGACGAGTATTTTTATTCCGACAACGGGCAGGAAGTGACGGCCCTGAAGGCCTTTTGGGCGCACGAATACGGCGTGGTCTTTTCCCGGCGGCTCCCCTCGGATGCGGCGACCCTGGAAATGGGGGCTGAACTCAACGAGGACAACTGCGCGGCCTGCCACGCCGACACCCGCTCCGCGTTCCTCTCCCGGTCGCTGGCGACCGCCCTGGCACCCTTGTCTCCGGCCATGAACACCAGCCGGGCCGATACGGTCTTCTGGTACTTCCACATGATCTTCTGCTTCATAGGTTTGGCGGCCCTCCCGTTCGCCAAGTTCTTTCATCCCCTGTCAACCCCGGCCAACATGATCGCCCGGCAGGGACGGCGCGACGGCGACGCGGAATCGCCCCTGGCGCAAAGGATGGGCATGGACGCCTGCACCCGTTGCGGTGAATGCAGCGTCCGGTGCAGCGTGGCCCCGAGCTTCAGCGTGCTCGGCAACCCGGACATCCTGCCGTCGGAGAAGCTCGCCTCCCTCAGGCGGTTCTGGTCGGACGGGTCGTTGGCGGGCAGACCGCTTGCCGACTTCGCCCAGGGCAGCCGCATCTGCACGGAGTGTCTGCGCTGCACCGATGTCTGCCCGTCCGGGATCAACCTTCAGGACCTGTGGATGCGGTCCAAAAAAGAGGTTGCACGCAGGTCGCCCGACCCCAACGGCGCGGTGCGCCTGATGCGCCCCAGCCAGAGGGTCGTTTCCTTCGAGGACTGCAACATCGTCCCGCCCATATCCGGATTGGCCGACAATGCCGAGTCCTATTGGGCCTGCGTGCAGTGCACGACCTGCACCAGCGTCTGCCCGGTGGTGGCCGTGTGCGAGGACCCGTCCACCGATCTCGACCTGACGCCGCAGCAGATAATGAACCTGCTGCGCATGGGGCTCAAGGACCAGACCCTCGGCGCGCGCATGGTCTGGAGCTGCACCACCTGCTACAAATGCCAGGAGCACTGTCCGCAGAATATCCGGGTGGCCGACGTTCTCTACGAACTACGAAACACCGCCGCCGCCCGCATGGGGTGCGGAGACCGGGCCGGCATCGACGGAGAAAGCCAATGA
- a CDS encoding DeoR family transcriptional regulator — translation MSGKNDTDSRVKHASVRTRHTQIVNLVREQGFVAIGTLAAQFNVTPQTIRRDINILSKQGRLQRHHGGAGPVYSTENVDYTDRKVLCLQEKQIIAKLVAKRIPNRSSLFINMGTTNEEVAKALIHHKKLRVITNNLNVAKTLSGNSDIEVIVTGGLVRPKDCGIVGEAAIDFIRQFKVDYGIIGISGVDRDGTLLDFDYREVTAARSIMDNSRKIFLVTDHTKFGRNAMVRLGNIQEVDAMFTDKMPPAELVEVMKQNEVELHVGD, via the coding sequence ATGTCCGGCAAAAACGACACCGACAGCAGAGTAAAACACGCCTCCGTCCGCACTCGCCACACCCAGATCGTCAATCTTGTCAGGGAACAAGGCTTTGTCGCCATCGGCACCCTGGCCGCCCAGTTCAACGTCACGCCGCAGACCATTCGGCGGGACATCAACATTCTCAGCAAGCAGGGCCGCCTGCAACGCCACCACGGCGGCGCCGGGCCGGTCTACAGCACCGAGAACGTGGACTACACGGACCGCAAGGTTCTGTGCCTTCAGGAGAAACAGATAATCGCCAAGCTGGTGGCCAAACGGATTCCCAACCGGTCCTCCCTGTTCATCAACATGGGCACCACCAATGAAGAAGTCGCCAAGGCGCTCATTCATCACAAGAAACTCAGGGTCATCACAAACAATCTCAATGTCGCCAAGACGTTAAGCGGCAACAGCGACATCGAGGTCATCGTCACGGGGGGACTGGTCCGGCCCAAGGACTGCGGCATTGTGGGCGAGGCGGCCATCGACTTCATACGCCAGTTCAAGGTGGACTACGGCATCATCGGGATCAGCGGCGTGGACCGGGACGGCACCCTGCTCGACTTCGACTACCGCGAGGTCACAGCCGCCCGTTCGATCATGGACAACTCGAGAAAGATATTCCTGGTGACCGACCATACGAAGTTCGGCAGGAACGCCATGGTCCGGCTCGGGAACATCCAGGAAGTGGACGCCATGTTCACCGACAAGATGCCCCCCGCCGAGCTGGTGGAAGTCATGAAGCAGAACGAGGTCGAACTGCATGTAGGCGATTAG
- a CDS encoding DUF2160 domain-containing protein: MNLEWMAWTPVTAGFFTFIVLMLIGMTVWEIVSPCVARHGFLPLTTTRGDRLFIGLLGSAYIHLSWVGLTDFPLWVATVIAALFMIVIMRWG, encoded by the coding sequence ATGAATCTCGAATGGATGGCATGGACGCCGGTCACGGCCGGGTTCTTCACCTTCATCGTCCTCATGCTCATCGGCATGACCGTCTGGGAAATCGTTTCGCCCTGCGTGGCCAGGCACGGTTTCCTGCCCCTGACGACCACACGCGGAGACCGCCTTTTCATCGGGCTGCTCGGCAGCGCCTACATACATCTGTCCTGGGTGGGGTTGACCGACTTCCCCCTGTGGGTGGCGACGGTGATTGCCGCCCTTTTCATGATCGTGATTATGCGGTGGGGCTAG
- a CDS encoding ABC transporter ATP-binding protein, which produces MARIELNEIKHSYHPDPSGEEDFALKRIHKVWEDGGAYALLGPSGCGKTTMLNIISGLLKPSHGSIHYDGVDVSGMQPEERNIAQVFQFPVLYDTMTVYQNLAFPLKNRGVPKAEIDLRVKEIAEALDLTDDLQKRAAGLSADAKQKISLGRGLVRSDVAAILFDEPLTVIDPHLKWDLRRKLKEIHKEFKLTMIYVTHDQVEAMTFADQIVVMYEGEIVQMGTPEELFEAPEHTFVGYFIGSPGMNFLKCTVDGSQALVGDASISLTPSYAEKALQQGGDIKIGIRPMYVGVHGSPAEGAIPAKVVSVEDQGFCKIVTAAFGDNEVKARIKDDREIPGKECWLTFPQDKTKLYCNELLVR; this is translated from the coding sequence ATGGCGCGTATCGAGTTAAACGAAATCAAGCATAGCTATCATCCCGACCCTTCCGGCGAGGAGGACTTCGCCCTCAAGCGCATCCACAAGGTATGGGAAGACGGCGGGGCGTATGCATTGCTCGGCCCTTCCGGCTGCGGCAAGACCACCATGCTCAATATCATATCGGGCCTGCTCAAGCCGTCCCACGGCAGCATCCACTATGACGGCGTGGACGTCTCCGGCATGCAGCCGGAGGAACGCAACATCGCCCAGGTGTTCCAGTTCCCGGTGCTCTACGACACCATGACGGTGTACCAGAACCTGGCGTTCCCGCTCAAGAACAGGGGCGTGCCCAAGGCCGAGATCGACCTGCGCGTCAAGGAGATCGCCGAGGCGCTCGATCTGACCGACGATCTCCAGAAGCGGGCCGCAGGGCTTTCCGCCGACGCCAAGCAGAAGATTTCCCTCGGGCGCGGCCTGGTCCGGAGCGATGTGGCCGCCATCCTCTTCGATGAGCCGCTGACCGTCATCGACCCTCACCTCAAGTGGGACCTCAGGCGCAAGCTCAAGGAAATCCACAAGGAATTCAAATTGACCATGATCTACGTCACCCACGACCAGGTGGAGGCCATGACCTTCGCCGACCAGATCGTGGTCATGTATGAAGGCGAGATCGTGCAGATGGGAACCCCGGAGGAACTGTTCGAGGCCCCGGAACACACGTTTGTCGGCTACTTCATCGGCAGCCCGGGCATGAATTTCCTGAAATGCACGGTGGACGGCTCGCAGGCACTGGTCGGCGATGCGTCGATTTCACTGACCCCGTCCTACGCCGAGAAGGCCCTGCAGCAGGGCGGCGACATCAAGATCGGCATTCGGCCCATGTATGTGGGCGTCCACGGCTCGCCGGCGGAGGGAGCGATCCCCGCCAAGGTGGTCAGCGTGGAGGATCAGGGATTCTGCAAGATCGTCACCGCCGCTTTCGGCGACAACGAGGTCAAAGCCCGGATCAAGGATGACCGTGAGATTCCGGGGAAAGAGTGCTGGCTGACCTTTCCGCAGGACAAGACCAAGCTTTACTGCAACGAACTGCTGGTCCGGTAA
- a CDS encoding CoB--CoM heterodisulfide reductase iron-sulfur subunit B family protein, whose protein sequence is MRYAYFPGCKIPHHLPEYGSSVEAVCAALGIELVKLEFNCCGWPVRHENELASIFSAVRNFAIAEEAGLHILTPCKCCFGNLKYAVSRLEEDRKLALLVGSLLARDGLAMPRSMHVSHLLTILDEQVGVEILQRHAATPLTGVKVACHYGCHALRPGNVTGFDDPLAPTLFERIIRALGAETVDWDLRLECCGHPLRGRDDVISDALMRKKLEGAASAGADVIATACTYCQLQFDKERDLLPVNAALRQAPPAVLVTQLIGTALGLDSGAVGMDKNNIPWHAPIL, encoded by the coding sequence ATGAGATACGCCTATTTCCCGGGGTGCAAGATTCCCCATCATCTGCCGGAGTACGGCTCCTCGGTGGAAGCGGTCTGCGCGGCCCTCGGCATCGAACTGGTGAAGCTTGAATTCAACTGCTGCGGCTGGCCCGTGCGCCATGAAAACGAACTCGCCTCCATTTTTTCGGCGGTGCGCAACTTCGCCATCGCCGAGGAGGCCGGGCTGCACATCCTGACGCCGTGCAAGTGCTGTTTCGGCAATCTCAAGTATGCCGTGTCCCGCCTGGAAGAAGACCGCAAACTCGCGCTTCTCGTGGGCAGCCTGCTGGCCCGGGACGGGCTGGCCATGCCCAGGTCCATGCATGTTTCCCATCTCCTGACCATTCTGGACGAACAGGTCGGGGTCGAAATCCTCCAACGACATGCTGCAACCCCTCTGACCGGGGTGAAGGTGGCCTGCCACTATGGATGCCACGCTCTCCGGCCGGGGAATGTCACCGGGTTTGACGACCCTTTGGCCCCGACCTTGTTCGAAAGGATCATCCGCGCCCTCGGTGCCGAGACCGTGGACTGGGACCTGCGCCTGGAATGCTGCGGCCATCCCCTGCGCGGGCGCGACGACGTCATCTCCGACGCGTTGATGCGCAAGAAGCTGGAGGGCGCGGCCTCGGCAGGGGCGGACGTCATCGCCACGGCATGCACCTACTGCCAGCTCCAGTTCGACAAGGAGCGGGACCTGCTGCCCGTCAACGCCGCCTTGCGCCAGGCCCCGCCCGCAGTCCTGGTGACGCAGCTCATCGGCACGGCCCTGGGCCTGGATTCCGGCGCGGTGGGCATGGACAAAAACAATATCCCCTGGCACGCGCCCATTTTGTAG